One window of the Trifolium pratense cultivar HEN17-A07 linkage group LG2, ARS_RC_1.1, whole genome shotgun sequence genome contains the following:
- the LOC123911416 gene encoding G-type lectin S-receptor-like serine/threonine-protein kinase LECRK1 codes for MTSSSTLYIISILFLQLVLVFGNVTRSSTLTTTNNNNNPWLSQSGEFAFGFQQLKTTTNNFMLAIWYNKIPEKTIVWSAKDINNNNLVQAPTGSQIQLTSGGLTLTTSQGESIWTAQPNEAVSYGNMLDNGNFVLVNKNSNIVWESFKFPTDTLLPNQSLELNGTLTSRLSETNYTSGRFQLYFNDDDNNHVLLSPLAWPTQLRYKFYYRIDVPISSASSSLVFDESGEIYVETNNNGTRVKPEGTQWKNLVLDPKLYYYRVTLDYHGVFTQYSHPRDTKAQQEWTIVRYVPDNICIAIFNEKGSGTCGYNSYCSMENQRPTCKCPYGYSLIDSSNKYGGCQLNFTFACGADNGDGLNVKQEDLYEFTVLKDVDWPLSDYEKMQPYGQQDCQQSCLHDCLCAVAIFNNRTCWKKRLPLSNGRAQSGGQLVLVKTRVSPLGSLGRSPSSSSDSNKDDGVKPILRGLLIGSTVFNSILLALVVFVTLWKPKRVVQAATLVETNLCSFSYEALKEATRGFSEELGRGSFGIVYKGELKAAASSNAVAVKRLDRLAQDREKEFKTELRAIGKTCHKNLVRLIGYCDEGMHRMLVYEFMSNGSLADILFGQTKPIWNQRIGFAMGIARGLVYLHEECDAPIIHCDIKPQNILIDEYFTAKISDFGLAKLLLADQSRTNTMIRGTRGYVAPEWFKNVPVTAKVDVYSFGSMLLEIICCRKSVVLMESGEEEKAILTNWVCDCYMEGSIDVLAENDQEALEDIDRLEKWIKIAIWCIQEHPEMRPTMRMVMQMLEGVVQVPNPPSPFSFSSIA; via the coding sequence ATGACTTCTTCCTCCACCCTTTACATAATCTCCATTCTTTTTCTTCAACTTGTGTTGGTCTTTGGAAACGTTACTCGAAGTTCTACACTCACTactaccaacaacaacaacaatccaTGGCTATCACAATCTGGTGAATTTGCTTTTGGATTCCAACAACTTAAAACCACAACAAACAACTTCATGCTTGCAATATGGTACAACAAAATACCTGAAAAAACCATTGTTTGGAGTGCAAAAgacataaacaacaacaacctcgTACAAGCACCGACAGGATCACAGATTCAGTTAACATCGGGTGGACTCACGTTGACAACATCACAAGGTGAATCTATTTGGACAGCACAACCAAATGAAGCTGTTTCCTATGGAAACATGCTTGACAATGGAAACTTTGTTCTTGTAAACAAGAATTCTAATATTGTTTGGGAAAGTTTCAAGTTTCCTACTGATACCCTTTTGCCTAATCAATCTCTTGAGTTAAATGGAACCTTAACTTCAAGATTATCAGAGACTAATTACACAAGTGGAAGGTTTCAACTCTAttttaatgatgatgataataatcaTGTTTTGTTAAGTCCACTTGCATGGCCTACTCAATTACGTTACAAATTTTACTATAGAATTGATGTTCCTATTAGTTCGGCTTCTTCGAGTTTAGTTTTCGATGAATCAGGAGAAATTTATGTGGAAACAAATAATAATGGAACTAGAGTGAAACCTGAAGGTACACAATGGAAGAATTTAGTTCTTGATCCTAAGTTGTATTATTATAGAGTAACACTAGATTATCATGGAGTTTTCACCCAATATTCTCATCCAAGAGATACTAAAGCACAACAAGAATGGACTATTGTAAGGTATGTTCCTGATAATATTTGCATTGCTATATTCAATGAAAAAGGTAGTGGAACTTGTGGATATAATAGCTATTGCTCCATGGAAAATCAAAGGCCTACATGTAAATGTCCTTATGGTtattcattgattgattcaaGTAATAAATATGGGGGGTGTCAACTCAATTTCACATTTGCTTGTGGAGCTGATAATGGCGATGGATTGAATGTGAAGCAAGAAGATTTATATGAGTTCACTGTTCTTAAAGATGTGGATTGGCCTTTATCAGATTATGAAAAGATGCAGCCTTATGGTCAACAAGATTGTCAACAATCTTGTTTGCATGATTGCTTATGTGCTGTTGCTATTTTCAATAACAGAACTTGTTGGAAGAAAAGATTGCCTCTTTCTAATGGAAGAGCACAAAGTGGCGGTCAATTAGTACTTGTGAAAACAAGAGTTTCTCCTCTTGGTAGTCTTGGTCGTAGTCCTTCGAGTTCATCTGATTCGAATAAAGACGATGGAGTTAAGCCGATTCTTCGAGGTTTGCTTATTGGTTCAACTGTCTTCAATAGCATACTCTTGGCTTTGGTTGTTTTCGTGACTTTGTGGAAGCCGAAAAGGGTTGTCCAAGCTGCAACTCTAGTGGAAACAAATTTATGTTCGTTTAGTTATGAGGCGTTAAAAGAAGCTACACGGGGTTTTAGTGAAGAACTAGGTAGAGGTTCCTTTGGAATTGTTTATAAAGGTGAATTAAAAGCAGCAGCATCTTCTAATGCTGTTGCTGTTAAGAGATTGGATCGGTTGGCGCAAGATCGTGAGAAGGAATTTAAGACCGAGTTGAGAGCCATTGGTAAAACCTGCCACAAAAACTTGGTAAGGTtgattggatattgtgatgaaGGAATGCATAGAATGTTGGTGTATGAGTTCATGAGCAATGGTAGTCTTGCAGATATCTTGTTTGGACAAACCAAACCGATTTGGAATCAAAGGATTGGATTTGCTATGGGGATTGCAAGAGGGTTGGTGTATTTACATGAAGAGTGTGATGCTCCCATCATTCATTGTGACATAAAGCCTCAAAATATACTCATAGATGAGTACTTCACGGCGAAGATATCTGACTTTGGATTGGCCAAGTTGTTGTTGGCTGATCAAAGTAGAACAAATACCATGATCCGAGGAACGCGAGGATATGTAGCTCCTGAATGGTTCAAGAATGTTCCTGTGACGGCTAAAGTGGATGTTTACAGCTTTGGTTCCATGTTGTTGGAAATCATTTGCTGCAGAAAAAGTGTGGTGCTGATGGAGTCAGGGGAGGAAGAGAAGGCAATTTTGACAAATTGGGTTTGTGATTGCTACATGGAAGGGAGCATAGATGTTCTCGCGGAGAATGATCAAGAGGCCTTAGAAGACATTGACAGGTTAGAAAAGTGGATAAAGATAGCAATTTGGTGCATTCAAGAGCATCCTGAAATGAGGCCAACAATGAGGATGGTCATGCAAATGCTAGAAGGTGTGGTTCAAGTCCCTAACCCACCATCGCCTTTTTCCTTCAGTTCGATTGCTTGA
- the LOC123911418 gene encoding choline transporter protein 1-like, whose translation MTHLCAVTILMTAISAVAILTSIAIVRRILMATSVLKVAAKLIGEVQALIIFPLIPYAILAVFYMFWTSAALHLFSSVQIVQNDCNSNCCTYDLVAKRVNCDRCCGYSIHYTPHWNLHSFSPIWVLLVYTIFRSVLVNSSCRICCLLLLGPW comes from the exons ATGACTCATCTATGTGCTGTCACTATACTTATGACTGCTATCAGTGCTGTTGCCATTCTTACTTCAATTGCTATTGTGCGACGCATCCTTATGGCAACATCAGTCCTGAAG GTAGCAGCAAAATTGATTGGAGAAGTTCAAGCACTCATAATTTTTCCACTAATTCCGTACGCTATCCTTGCTGTGTTTTACATGTTTTGGACTTCAGCTGCTCTCCATTTATTCAGCTCTGTCCAGATTGTTCAGAACGACTGCAACTCTAACTGCTGCACATATGATCTTGTGGCAAAACGGGTGAACTGTGATCGCTGTTGTGGATATAGCATTCATTACACACCACATTGGAATCTCCATTCTTTTTCACCTATTTGGGTGCTATTGGTCTACACAATTTTTCGTAGCGTCCTCGTCAACAGTAGTTGCCGGATCTGTTGCCTCTTATTACTGGGCCCATGGTGA
- the LOC123911417 gene encoding uncharacterized protein LOC123911417 translates to MYLVGCIAFPSMDSIPNLQISIKPQVSSSPSCPSEPPDVGNWFSSYEYQSPNLDSNFTLQDSDFSRRGSEQDEEHEEDFDRVRVQDKDDSHNEDPCFTKNLDHCSSCSLFSEPPDIRNWFSSYNYESSAFDTSSLLSDEEVSDGNKSEEERFNFEVVNKDEGQSENLQLKVCAERNSSFDKTMEGDGSARMKKNLTVADTSYLEKILQPCMEDKALQHSLGSTKHKETVNQNHRSSGCNGEARLMSLDTDTCAMRPPKLVQKNDTTKEAESKAEKPDISSSLAKSFSTGSSTCTTNKENDGFVTTRKNSCKRSNDENSWKKPEKTLLQCSTSTGAVPLACEKSNVTKRKALTEATHLQQSNVMEIAGKWQCPQKCKPDHGPALKQLRLERWVRRVGNISPH, encoded by the exons ATGTATCTCGTTGGTTGCATTGCATTTCCTTCCATGGATTCAATCCCAAACCTTCAAATCAGCATCAAACCCCAG gTTTCGAGTTCGCCTTCGTGCCCTTCTG AGCCACCTGATGTTGGGAATTGGTTCTCAAGCTATGAATATCAGTCTCCCAATTTAGATTCTAATTTCACTCTCCAAGATTCGGATTTCAGTAGACGTGGGTCGGAGCAAGATGAAGAACATGAAGAGGATTTTGATAGGGTTAGGGTTCAAGATAAAGATGATAGTCATAATGAAGACCCATGTTTCACCAAG AATCTGGATCATTGCAGCTCATGCTCACTCTTCTCTG AACCTCCAGATATCAGAAACTGGTTCTCAAGCTACAATTATGAGTCTTCAGCGTTTGATACAAGTAGTCTTTTAAGTGATGAAGAAGTTTCTGATGGGAATAAGTCCGAGGAGGAGAGGTTCAACTTTGAAGTCGTAAACAAAGATGAAGGCCAGTCTGAGAATTTGCAACTGAAAGTTTGTGCTGAACGCAATAGCTCTTTTGATAAAACCATGGAg GGTGATGGTAGTGCTCGAATGAAGAAAAATTTAACTGTTGCCGATACTTCCTATTTGGAAAAGATTTTGCAGCCATGCATGGAAGATAAGGCATTGCAACATAGTCTTGGTTCAACCAAGCACAAGGAGACGGTGAACCAGAATCATAGAAGTTCTGGCTGTAATGGAGAAGCACGTTTAATGTCATTGGACACCGATACATGTGCAATGAGGCCTCCAAAGCTAGTACAAAAGAATGATACTACTAAAGAAGCGGAATCAAAAGCTGAGAAGCCTGACATTAGCTCAAGTTTAGCTAAAAGCTTCTCGACTGGAAGCTCAACTTGTacaacaaataaagaaaatgatGGTTTTGTTACAACAAGGAAGAACAGTTGCAAGAGATCAAATGATGAAAATTCTTGGAAGAAACCGGAAAAGACCTTGTTGCAGTGTTCAACAAGTACAGGAGCAGTTCCATTGGCATGTGAAAAGAGTAATGTTACAAAGAGAAAGGCATTGACAGAAGCAACACATCTTCAACAATCCAATGTTATGGAGATTGCAGGGAAATGGCAATGCCCACAGAAATGTAAACCTGATCATGGGCCTGCTTTGAAGCAACTTAGGCTTGAGCGATGGGTTCGTAGGGTTGGAAATATCTCCCCTCATTGA
- the LOC123911419 gene encoding polycomb group protein EMBRYONIC FLOWER 2-like yields MCRQNSPVHNSGDEELTADESLLVYCKPVEFYNILYRRSLHNPTFLRRCLRYKIKAKRKRRVRAGIVIFNYRDCYNMLRKTEVTEDFSCPFCLMQCASFKGLRFHLCSSHDLFNFEFWVTDDYQAVNVSVKIDILRSENVADGVIPQTQPFFFCSRPRKRRPKSSFKNQKHTNIKFLKLDSPEGIQNGTLQKDDDILSCKGENMSRASHSEKNLQNEGNGGVKFGPDHPSTMDYVEHVESSFNIPGVSIAMPQSSEDPECSKSVYKSDPALPTKAKKLNTDRSDSKNRMLLQKRQFFHSHRVQPMALDQVLSDRDSEDEVDDGVANLEDRRMLDDFVDVSKDEKQLMHLWNSFMRKQRVLADGHVPWACEAFSKLHAKELISSQALFWCWRLFMIKLWNHGLLDACTMNNCNIILDNYKNGGSDTGTD; encoded by the exons atgtgCCGGCAAAATTCTCCGGTGCATAATTCCGGTGATGAAGAACTTACAGCTGATGAAAGTCTTTTGGTTTATTGCAAACCTGTTGAATTCTACAATATTCTCTATCGTCGTTCTCTTCATAAT CCTACTTTTCTTAGGAGATGTTTGCGctataaaataaaagcaaagcGTAAAAGGAG GGTGCGAGCAGGAATTGTGATTTTCAACTATAGGGACTGTTACAACATGCTTCGGAAGACTGAAG TGACTGAAGACTTTTCTTGTCCATTTTGCTTGATGCAGTGTGCGAGCTTTAAG GGTTTGCGATTTCATCTTTGTTCATCACATGATCTGTTCAATTTTGAGTTCTGG gtTACTGATGATTACCAAGCAGTGAACGTCTCTGTAAAAATTGACATACTGAGATCAGAG AATGTTGCTGATGGAGTAATTCCACAAACACAACCCTTCTTCTTCTG TTCTAGACCTCGAAAGCGTAGACCAAAAAGCTCTTTTAAAAATCAGAAGCACACCAATATAAAGTTCTTGAAGTTGGATTCACCAGAAGGCATACAAAATGGGACTCTACAGAAAGACGATg ATATCCTGTCATGCAAAGGGGAGAATATGTCTAGAGCATCTCATAGTGAGAAGAATTTGCAGAATGAAGGAAATGGTGGGGTAAAATTTGGTCCTGATCATCCTAGCACCATGGATTACGTTGAGCATGTAGAATCTAGTTTTAACATTCCAGGTGTTTCAATTGCCATGCCCCAATCTTCGGAGGACCCTGAATGTAGCAAATCTGTATATAAAAGTGATCCTGCTCTGCCTACTAAAGCAAAGAAGTTAAATACGGACCGTTCAGACTCAAAAAA CCGGATGCTCCTGCAGAAGAGGCAGTTCTTTCACTCACATAGAGTTCAG CCCATGGCATTAGACCAAGTGTTATCAGATCGTGATAGTGAAGATGAAGTTGATGATGGTGTTGCTAACCTGGAAGATAGAAGG ATGCTTGATGATTTTGTGGATGTTTCCAAAGATGAAAAGCAGCTCATGCATCTCTGGAACTCTTTTATGAGGAAACAAAG GGTACTGGCTGATGGTCATGTTCCGTGGGCTTGTGAGGCATTTTCCAAGCTTCATGCAAAAGAGCTGATTTCGTCCCAAGCTTTATTTTG GTGTTGGAGATTATTCATGATCAAACTTTGGAATCATGGTCTACTTGATGCTTGCACAATGAACAACTGCAATATAATATTAGATAACTACAAAAACGGGGGATCGGATACTGGTACAGATTGA